The proteins below are encoded in one region of Danio rerio strain Tuebingen ecotype United States chromosome 12, GRCz12tu, whole genome shotgun sequence:
- the paqr4b gene encoding progestin and adipoQ receptor family member 4, which yields MGYFTGPKLLDFKSSPPHLQFNKYVHTGYRPISTCRECLRSLFYLHNEFGNIYTHGVPFICFLLFLPVSIPWAEVDEWWIGIVHYLACLSPTICSVFYHLFMNHEGGAPIYDTLLCFDMFGVCLVNTLGALPIIHITLLCHPITRQVAMLAYLLLSGYGVHCALTAESNIHRLQSFIWQAGFRFVLFMFRLIGPGRGSPSSLQLYLTMDALAMFGGLVNVSRFPERFSPGRFDYWLNSHQIMHIMVVLSILYLHWGMLEDLRWLKGYHCPDEYGIYDI from the exons ATGGGTTATTTTACTGGACCAAAACTTCTGGATTTTAAGAGCTCACCACCACATCTTCAGTTCAACAAGTATGTCCATACAGGATACCGGCCTATATCCACTTGCAGAGAGTGTCTACGAAGTTTATTCTATCTCCACAATGAATTTGGGAACATCTATACACATG GTGTCCCCTTCAtctgttttttgctgtttctgccTGTGAGTATCCCATGGGCTGAAGTGGACGAGTGGTGGATTGGTATTGTGCATTATCTGGCTTGTCTGTCACCCACCATCTGTTCTGTCTTCTACCATCTTTTCATGAACCATGAAGGTGGAGCACCTATTTATGACACGCTTCTGTGCTTCGACATGTTTGGTGTCTGCCTTGTCAACACTCTTG GTGCTCTGCCAATCATTCACATCACATTGTTGTGTCACCCAATCACCCGTCAAGTGGCGATGTTAGCGTATCTCCTCCTCTCTGGCTATGGTGTTCACTGCGCTCTCACTGCAGAGAGTAACATTCACCGCCTGCAGTCCTTCATCTGGCAGGCAGGCTTCCGCTTTGTTCTCTTTATGTTTCGTCTGATTGGTCCAGGCAGAGGAAGCCCCTCCTCCCTTCAGCTCTACCTCACCATGGATGCTCTGGCAATGTTTGGAGGACTTGTCAATGTTTCCCGCTTTCCTGAGCGATTCAGTCCTGGACGGTTTGACTACTGGCTAAATAGTCATCAGATTATGCACATCATGGTCGTTCTGTCTATACTTTACTTACACTGGGGCATGCTGGAGGATTTACGATGGTTAA